The proteins below come from a single Juglans regia cultivar Chandler chromosome 12, Walnut 2.0, whole genome shotgun sequence genomic window:
- the LOC109020908 gene encoding uncharacterized protein LOC109020908, protein MQNVETKKKETEDDVKQTDWEATDQQAEKTRENKGAAKSKKSGEFTLETYSPSIYDLPIPFPQRLKKNKIDNQFSKFLSIFKQLHINIPLIEALERMPKYAKFLKDILSNKQKLEEHMIVMLTEESSTILQKKLPPKLKDPGSFTIPCTIGNSYFDKVLCDLGASINLMPLSVFRKLGVGEVNPTTIFLQLADRSIKYPRGLIEDVLVKVDKFIFPADFIVLDIKEDKVIPLILGNPFLAMRRTLIDV, encoded by the coding sequence ATGCAAAATGTGGAGACCAAGAAGAAGGAAACCGAGGATGATGTGAAACAAACCGATTGGGAGGCGACCGACCAACAAGCTGAGAAGACCAGAGAGaataaaggggctgcaaaatcCAAGAAATCTGGGGAGTTTACTTTagaaacttattctccttcaatttatgatctaCCAATTCCTTTTCCgcaaagattaaagaaaaataaaattgataatcagttctctaaatttctGAGTATATTTAAGCAATTGCACattaatattcctctcattGAAGCCTTAGAGAGAATgcctaaatatgcaaaatttttgaaggatatattatcaaacaagcaGAAGTTGGAGGAGCATATGATTGTGATGCTGACCGAGGAGAGCAgtacaattttacaaaagaagctgccgcctaagttgaaagatccGGGGAGTTTCACAATCCCTTGCACTATAGGAAATTCttattttgataaagttttatgtgacttaggggcaagtattaatctaatgCCTCTCTCTGTTTTCAGGAAACTGGGTGTTGGAGAAGTAAATCCAACCACCATCTTTCTACAGTTGGCAGACAGATCTATAAAATACCcgagaggactcattgaggaTGTACTAGTGAAAGTTGACAAGTTCATCTTCCCCGCCGACTTCATTGTACTTGATATAAAGGAGGACAAGGTGATCCCTTTAATACTTGGCAATCCTTTTCTAGCGATGAggagaactttaattgatgtctag